cgTTTCAAGCTGTTTTAGCATCGAGGCTGATTCCTTCTCTGTTTCTCCAAGAGGACCATTCTGTTCATTTGTTTGTGGTTGTGCTTGGCTCGAGGTCTCTACCTCAATTCTCCTTTTCTCACTTCTTGTTCTTAGGTTGGCCTCAATTCTTTTTGGTTTTTCTATCTTGTCCATGTTGTCTTGCTCAACTGGGACAAGCTGCCTTTCCTGCTCTCTCTCATCCTCGgttgtcttcttcttcttctggggTGGCATCGTGGGTTGTTTCGTGGCTGAGAACATGGTGGGCGTCAATGTTTGGAAGCAAATCTCAATGAGACTCGAACACAACAGATGAAGTAAGAAAAGCACTTGCTGTCTCGTTCCAAAATTATCCCTCTctttacaacggggtagggcACCCCTTTCATAGTGACttgtaggtcattttacatACCATGAATACCCTTTCTCAcccactacattcctagaatatgccgtacataaaggtcTTTGGGGTAACATGTACAAATTAAACTCTCCTACAGGGTCACGCTTATCACGCCTCCTGGTAGTCATGCTTCTCATGCCTCATAGTACTCATGCTTCTCACGTCTTGTGGTCATACTTCTCAAGCCTTCTCATGCCTCATAGTAATCATGCTTCTCACGTAGTTTTCATACCTGTCTGAAACTAGCGAGGTTAACTGGATTCGTACAAAGGCCTTGATCTTGCGAGGCTAGTTAGCTTTTGCCAAAGAAGACTGCCTCGAGGGTGATCGtgtttttgggcgatccccaataTCTTTCCTCAATTTCTCTGGATTATTCGGAGTACCTCGACCTCAGCTCAAACAGCCTGGAGGGCCCTAATGGTACTGTCCCGGAGTTCTTGGGTTCTATGAAGAACTTGAGACATCTTGATCTCTCCTACGTTCCTTTCTCGGGTAGACTACCCTCCCTCTTCGGCAACCTTACGAACTTGGGATATCTCGACCTCTCTTCACAACATTTTTGGGTACTGTGCCTTCTCAGCTCGGCAATCTTTCGAAATTGCTACATCTTGACCTCAGTTGGATACAAAGTGTGCAATCGACAGATATCTCATGGATAAGTCATCTACATACGGTGGAATATATTGACTTGAGCAATATAACTCTCAGCTCCATAGTTGATTTGCCTATTGTGGCGAACATGATTCCAACTCTGAAGCACATAATTCTAATAAATTGTTCACTTCCAAGTGCAAATCAGTCCATCACAAATCTCAATGTTACCAAACTTGAGGATCTTGATCTCTCAGGTAATTACTTTGGCCATCCAATTGCATCATGTTGGTTTTGGAATGTAACGAGCATGAAGTCACTCCACCTATATGAAACATTTCTTGATGGTCCCTTTCCTAATGCACTAGGAGGAATGGTGTCATTCCAACACCTAGATTTTTCGAATAATGGAAAAGCAGCCACATTGACAGTGGACTTAAAAAATCTCTGTGAACTGGAAACCCTATAGCTTGACAAGAGTCTATCATCTGGGAACATAACAGAGTTTGTAGAGAAGTTACCACAGTGTGCCTCTAGCAAATTGTCTGTCTTGAGTTCACCAAGCAATAATATGACAGGTACATTTCCAAGTAGTATGGAGCACTTAACCAGCTTGATTACCCTCATCCTTACTAACAATAGCATCAGTGGAGCTATACCACCAGAGATTTGGAACTGTACAAGGTTGGATTACTTCCATTTCAGTTCCAATCGACTCAGTGGCCAGATACCATCGCTTCCAAGAAGCCTCAGAATATTCGAGGTCCCCATGAACTTCTTGTCAGGGCATTTGCCATTTGAAATTGGAGCTCCAAATCTTAAAGATCTAATTCCATCCTTCAATTACATTACTGGTCAAGTTCCACGATCTATTTTTAAGTCACAAAACATGGCATTCTTGGATTTATCGAACAATCTTTTTGAGGGAGAACTACCTCTCACTGTTCTCGCATGCCAAACTTACGTTTCTTGCTCGCAAGTAATAATAGCTTTTCTGGAAAGTTCCCCTCATGGCTCCAAAGCTTGTCATCTCTGGTTTTCCTAGATCTATCATGGAACAAGTTTTACAGGTCACTGTCAAGGTGGATCGGAGACTTGGTGAACTTATGTATTCTGCACCTAAGTCATAACAAATTCGATGGAGATATTCCGGTCAACATCACAGATCTTACACGACTTCAATACTTGAATTTAGCAGCCAACAACATATCAGGTTTAATTCCTCCATCATTGTCAAATTTAGTTGGAATGACTCTCAAACATCCATCAGGATGTAGTGATGATTCATTTCTCGATGGCATTTGATGTCGAAAGATATATTTACACTGGTGCTGAAGAATGAAGTTCTCGAGTATGGAGCACATGGTCTAGTTGCTCTGATTGGAATTAACTTGTCGCTGAACCACTTAAATGGTCAAATTCCAAATAAAATAACTTCTCTTACTATACtatcaaatttaaatttatcATGGAATCAATTGAGCGGAAAAATTCCCGAGAATATTGGATCGATGACATCAATGGAATCCCTAGACCTCTCAAGGAACAACTTTTGTGGTGAAATCCCGCCAAGCTTGTCAGATTTGACATATTTGAGTTATCTTGACCTGTCATATAACAATCTTACCGGAGTGATCCATCAGGTCGTCAACTTGATACCCTCTATACAGAAAACCCTTCCATTGCATGTACAGTTTCAGTTACATTTACAGTTCCATTTGCACAAATAATTGACATGCCTGTGAACTTTGTATATCAAGAAGATAACATCGATGCAGCACAGATGTTGCCCTTTGCAATGGATTTCAATGTTCGTCGTCTGGTTGCGCAGCATAGATGAATTTATCTAATAACTTTTTTTGTTGCGAGGAATTTATCTGATAACTTATTCGTTCATGCATCTCTCAAAGTGTACCGTTAATTATGGCTTGCTTGAATCTGTTAGTTGCGTGTCTGTCGCGTAAGGCCATACAAACTCGAGGTATCCCTACCAGGTGATTATATATGGAAATGATCATATAAATAGCAATTCTATAAAATAAAATCGAATATGAAGCATTTTGGGGCATGTATATTTGAAGGTCAGGAGTTTCTGGAGAGCACAGAGACAGACACGCGAATGGCACTGGTGGAAGACGCAGGTGCACACAAGGACAGAGGAGGAATCTGGTCCTGACCACCAGCAAAGCGTAGGAGGCAGGATTGTTGCCTATTCGTCCAGTACAGGCTGGGTAAGCAGCAAAGCGTATGCTAGCATTGCCGGCCGTGTCACAGGACGCGCCTGAACGTTTCAACGAAAGAGGAACACTTCACGCTTTCCTCATGGCATGCGACCATCTGGGTCTACTAGCTAGCCAGTCTTACCTCTTTTTATTTGATTAAGTACATGCAGTGACGCCAACAATATATTATTTACCAGATCAGGTAATAGCAGGTTCATTTGGTTGGGTATAGCATCCTGACAGATGGGCCACCCTTCAATAGACAAATCCACAAACCACATATTCACAAATTTTACATTCCCTTCAATGGATATATCGATTGATATGGCAAGTATATCTTTATagtaaaaaatgaaaaaagaaaaaaaagactacTAGGGtgaggtggggggggggggggggaagacTCGGCTCAGTAGTAAACTACTAGTAATCTTGGGTGTAAAAAAATAACACTCCATAAAGATTGAGGAATTTCCGAGTTTGCTAGATATTTTATCTAGTGAATGGAAATGAAGAGTAGTTGAACTGCATTTCCCATCACCCAGACAGCTAACTCCCCACCGGGCGCTGCAGCTCCTTGCGCTTGTGCCTATAAATGGACGTGGGCAGCTCCGATCCTCCCTCACCTCTCGGCCAGTGCCATCACAGCCTCTCCCGTACGTGCATTTCTCTAACAGCAGCTGCCTCTCTCCTTCCCACAGGCTTTAGCATGGCTGCTCCATGAAATCTGCCACCACCCGAGCCCTATGTAGCCCGCTACACCTACGGGGTGCTCTTGTTTCTCGCCAAGTGTGTTGCGTGGCTTTCAAATACCACCCATGCTGAGATGTTGGCAAGAAAGAATAAGAGCCCCATGTACATGTATCGAGCTAACATTAGGCTCGGGTCTCATGAAAGAAGAAGAACCTAAGCTAAGCAGCAGCAGAGAAGAACATAATGCATGGCGCCAGACATGATAGAGACCTCTGATCTCTTGTAATTTCGCTCTTGTCATCTAACCTGTTAGTGCATGGTTACACCGTAATGATCGTTTTCTTTTGTGCATGGACGTAAATGTTGATGCGCACAAGTCACAAATTGATAAGCTAAGCAGGTAAACTACTCTTTGCTTCAGTCCATTTTCACATGATCGCACATATTTACTTACATGGATAAGCTAAGCAGGTAAAATGACCTTACTTGTAGATATTTATTTACCATATTAATTTAGCGCTGCCGCGTGCACACGCACATatcaaaaatggtaaaaatgacTAGTATTTTTTAGCACGGAGGGAGTAGGAGGTAAGAGCTCGAACAAATCACAATACTTAATTATTTGAATACATAAACGGTTAGATAATTAAAAgaatgagattttttttttaaaaaagttagaGAAAAGCAGGCCATCTCCGTCCCTCATAGGAGAGGACGCCTTCTTCCCTTGTGATGCCCACAGCACATAGGAATTGGGCCCTCGTCAGAGTCCTCCAGATCCAGTTTCGTTGTGAGATTTTCATTCGTGTTAGGGCAAGTTAATTGCTACATGTCAGCTTTCTTATAGACCGTCTCATGTAGTGTCACATCATATTTTTGCTGATgcgaagaagaaagagagaaaggagagagaaagaggttgtGATATTTAGGTTAAGCCAAATGATATTCACGAGACTTCGTCAGGCTCGCTTCCAAACAAGGTGCACCATAACATGTTCGTCCTCTGAATTTCTGAATGCGCAGAAGTACAACTCAATTACATCcactcactacgggaaacagtaagTTTGCTGAGTACCCTAGGCGCTCAgcgaagccccaaaaacactcggcaaagagtttgccgagtgtaccaCTCGGTGAACAGGACTTGGCGaactttccctcggcaaacagtatatttaccgagtgtcaaacgtCGGGCAttcggcaaacgctttgccgagtgtcaaaaaacactcggcaaaacaaagCACTCAGCATAAAGGCGTTGACGGACTGTCACGGTAATgacacctttgccgagtgccgtacccatgacactcggcgaacatttagtatttgccgagtgtcggtttcatggcactcggcaaagcagaAGCTCCCACCAGCTTTTTATggcgcctttgccgagtgttgtgtcgaacactcggcaaagcagtCACAGAATTACAGGaactcggcaaagtgtccttAACCCCACCCCCCCTATAAAACACACTCGGTAcatataaaggacccctctccaaaaacaaccacagaagcaTCACAGACATATAAAttgcatcacaggcatatacattgcatcacaagcacacaaataataTTCAGAAGTCCATATAGGTTctagtctaaacaagtaattcacaagtttgctTAACACAATAGCCGTTCAAACAAGTCATTgaggaggatgtgtaggtggccactgcccccaagATGATTCTGCATCGgatgccgccgattgattctgcacaaagttaaagagattgcattagtcactttCCTAGTCTAAGTTTCTAGTGCCTatagtttctagtttaactctagattgattgtaaggttgagaagTGACTCataggagtagctgcaggaggtggaggtggcgggaataggttcggtggcataggtggtggagtttgacctaaactctgaaaaacactctgcatgtactggaacatcgactccgtcctctgcctttctatctgccgatccgcctcgatcctcgcctctaggtcCTCCCGTCGCTTCCGTTCTACCCCCACctaggcctacaatatttcataccaatgtcttattgcaaagcaaaaggtacATAAAATCAACGAAAGATGAAACAAACAgaaataacctgcagagcctgcatctgtaactATGCAGTGGTCGGCCGTgcccgtatcgcggggctcgagtccgtgctccttgctcggatctgggagagactGGGGGTACTAGCAATGTCGATCatgctatctccaatccaataccgagcatgcttcttgcctcctcccaccctcatcacaatttctgcatcaatatcttgagagctcggatcgaactctggcccatgaacctcccttgccattgatgtgtactcggtgacgcggctgtggatgcttggATGGCTGTACacctcgggcgggtcctccgggttgaagtcgatgtctgccgtcatcttgccctttttggacataacccatgcctttaaccgggagcactcctggccaTCATGTGATAATGTCTGCggcaaaaatgcaaaaggatTAGAAATTATCCAGTATTGGGtgtgagaataaagaaatgaattcacgtacccatttttccttgtattcatcaaggctcaggctgccttgatggtgtgatgcatatggcatctgcagacgccgctcccggcaagcaaggtggttctccaaccacccgagCTGCAACCACACatccaccatttgttcccagcacTGGGTATAGGCTCGACACTACCACTGAGGCACCTACATtatcaagtgtgtgacatataacaaaaaaaattaagcgtaattaatctcagAAATAGTAAATATTAACTTTCTGTACATACCGCCATGAATTCTTGCTTGGTCAAGTTCATTGTCTTTGCCTCTTCCTTTTTTACCTTCATCCTTTTGAATTCAGCAtagaagtcgatgatggcctgaacccgcgcctcgtagtgcatgtccttgatgagcttcttggcggctggTTCAGTGACAGAGGCTGCCctagcctcgaatccctcctggcatctatagaagtctTGCGTATAGACACGTTgcatacagttattatttcaagaatgtgcAGCAAAGCTGATGTATTAACCAATGTAGTCTAccgaatacttacccacagctcggccttcacccacTCCGCCTTGTTGGCGAATGtcctgtggtcacgatcaccgacgtcggcggcggcgatgtagtggtcccacgtgtaggccggctcctcctgtccggcgaagaccactagaccagggaagtgtagcctacacaaaagaccaaGGATGCCGTTGATCTTGCGGTTGTggccacccccactgagcttaatccaactcctgcacatgtgattaatataaattattagtttatattgtaattttcaacatatccaaagtactgagaatatgtaaaggaacttactttgccccagtGGATTGAATTAGTGGGCGTCTATGAAGAGGGATCGATCAcctcgggagggacgagggacctcgcaaccagatcttggactacgaatcccctgcctcctccctttcctccctctcctgctcctgctcctgctcctcctgtaccTCCACCTCGTCACTACAGGCGTGCGCGGAAGGTATCTCCTCCTCATCAGACGACCGGGGCGAAGGTACAGGTGATGGgggcctcacccctttaccctttcctcgacccctgcctcgacccctgcctctaCCCAGGACCTGTGCCTCCTCCATTTCCTCGACCAGTGCATCAcccctgcctcgacgcctcccttgACCCCTCGATGCGTCTGACCTTGTACCTGACCCTGAAGCTGACCCTGAAGCTGTAGGTTTGAATTTTTCGTAAAGCGATGCAATCTTCCTCGTACCACCtaccattgttcaatcacctgcatttacaaagagtaaaccaatcagcacagataaacaaaacataattaggttacgtgatatacgaacatcatacggaaagagaggtgtaggatgcctcaccttgctatcctacaAAGTGACAACTCGAGGAcagtaacgtagcctctcctgcaaaaaaagaacatactacTGTCAAGTTAAAttttcgacagcacctcccttgcacgtggaggtttccataacctgcatcaaataaaatagtacgatggccgacaaccacatctaCAGCAACggaatggcacgatggccgacttccacatatagttcttataccttagattgCCAAGTCAAACATCCTTTTCTAATTGCTGAAACAAAAGCCCTACGACCTCTCTATTTATCCCTTCCTATTTACTAATTACTTTTGTAATTTCTAtttcatcctaccacctctctacccttttctaatttctaattccaATTTTCTAACTCGAAGAACAAAGATTGATTACTGGGAGGGGTGAGGGACACCGGCCTAGAGACGCGAGGGGACTTCTGGCGACGTCAGGCgcgccgggggcgggggcgcctGGGGCCGAGGGCACCGGTGGCGGGGGGTGGCGAGCAGGGCAGGGCGCCcggcgccg
This genomic window from Setaria viridis chromosome 8, Setaria_viridis_v4.0, whole genome shotgun sequence contains:
- the LOC117834122 gene encoding uncharacterized protein; the protein is MVDVWLQLGWLENHLACRERRLQMPYASHHQGSLSLDEYKEKWTLSHDGQECSRLKAWVMSKKGKMTADIDFNPEDPPEVYSHPSIHSRVTEYTSMAREVHGPEFDPSSQDIDAEIVMRVGGGKKHARYWIGDSMIDIASTPSLSQIRARSTDSSPAIRARPTTA